The DNA segment TTAGAAGTAATAGAAGTAATAGAAGTAAAAATGTTAAGCATATTACACATATGTGATGTAGCTCCAATATCTATAATCCAAACAAGAGAAGTAGATTTGGAAGAATAAGTGGAATTTAATTGTGAATTAGAAGATATACCTgcaaaacctgaaaagtttgcCAAAGGCATTGAGGAGTTTGCTGGATATTCATCACCAAATGATAAGGGATTTTTGTTCTTCATAACTCTTTGAACTTCAGTCTGAACCAGTTGGGCAAAGCCATGAGGCATGGTATAGTTAGAAGACATGTTTTCCTTGTTTTCAGAGTCAGATCCGTCCAAAGGTGTATCGCCTGGAATTGAAACATGATTAGCACGAGTCTTAgagttcttgttcttcttctttttaaaCTCCTGAAACCATTCAGGAAACCCATGAAGTTTGAAACAGGAATCCTTCTCGTGACCGGGCTTGTTGCAATGAGTACAAAACCTATCAGCCTTGTTGCTTGAATCTCTTTTCTGACCATGTAAGTTACTAGATGTAGTAGGAACAGAGGATTTTGTAGCAAGAGCAGCAATCTCCAATTGAACATGATCAGAATTGACCTCCCTTTGTTTCTCAACATTTTGCAACATTGAATAAGCTTTGTGTAAACTTGGTAAAGGATCTAATAACAACAATTGATGTATAACAGGAGAATAGTCAGAGTGAAGGCCCATAAGAAATTGCACTAGCTTATCTGTATTATGTGATTCAGTCATCTTCTGTGTAACTAAACAAGTACAGATGTGAGAAGCTTCACATGAACACACAAAAACAGGACATAGGTAGGCTAACTCATCCCATGAACGTTTAAGCTTAGTAAAATATAGTGCAATTGATAGATTTCCCTGTCTACAGGCATTAATCTCCCTTTTCAGTTGATAAAGAAGAGGACCATTTGATCCTCCAAAACGTTGTTCAAGTTCCTTCCAGAGTGTTCTAGCAG comes from the Euphorbia lathyris chromosome 5, ddEupLath1.1, whole genome shotgun sequence genome and includes:
- the LOC136229757 gene encoding uncharacterized protein — its product is MTEPGFIDFEVSSDSSPSPSAMAQSPVPPLELFLPELLVSAPIPPTTRRVTFGQSQNIDSISQLNSKVHRPNFSDTVISLTPLHEMNNKRFHDGNTSRHRSSYVQDDHTYSLQLTAADNPGTVLVTVPLNGSNYVTWRRAMLLALSTKEKLDFVLSDDFTPSKTSPDFHKWHRADCMVMSWILNAISKDLADAFVFSSSARTLWKELEQRFGGSNGPLLYQLKREINACRQGNLSIALYFTKLKRSWDELAYLCPVFVCSCEASHICTCLVTQKMTESHNTDKLVQFLMGLHSDYSPVIHQLLLLDPLPSLHKAYSMLQNVEKQREVNSDHVQLEIAALATKSSVPTTSSNLHGQKRDSSNKADRFCTHCNKPGHEKDSCFKLHGFPEWFQEFKKKKNKNSKTRANHVSIPGDTPLDGSDSENKENMSSNYTMPHGFAQLVQTEVQRVMKNKNPLSFGDEYPANSSMPLANFSGFAGPSV